From a single Acidobacteriota bacterium genomic region:
- a CDS encoding RNA methyltransferase has product MTDSPVIILVQPQLGENIGFVARAMRNCGLTELRLVRPRQAWPNPKAVAAASGADEVLERAQLFESTAEAVADLEHLYATTARRRDMVKAVVTPRQAAGELRQRVAQGSPCGVLFGPERTGLDNDDVTRCDKIVEVPLNPEFSSLNLGQAVLLVAYEWFQTAAPAGEEILPLGESRPATRGEVENFFDHLEQALDASGFLRVLEKRPVMVRNLRNFFLRAQPTEKEIRSLHGVVKYLSGHRFRTKKDREGADI; this is encoded by the coding sequence ATGACCGACTCTCCCGTCATCATCCTGGTGCAGCCGCAGCTCGGCGAGAACATCGGTTTCGTCGCCCGAGCGATGCGCAACTGTGGCTTGACCGAGCTGCGCCTGGTCCGCCCGCGACAGGCGTGGCCCAACCCCAAAGCGGTCGCCGCCGCCTCCGGTGCCGATGAAGTCCTCGAGCGGGCGCAGCTCTTCGAGAGCACCGCCGAGGCGGTCGCCGACCTCGAGCATCTCTACGCCACCACGGCGCGCCGCCGCGACATGGTCAAGGCCGTCGTCACTCCGCGCCAGGCGGCGGGAGAGCTGCGTCAACGGGTGGCTCAGGGATCGCCCTGCGGAGTCCTCTTCGGACCCGAGCGCACCGGCCTCGACAACGACGACGTGACGCGCTGCGACAAGATCGTCGAGGTGCCGCTCAATCCCGAGTTCAGCTCCCTCAATCTCGGTCAGGCGGTGCTGTTGGTCGCCTACGAGTGGTTTCAGACCGCTGCACCGGCGGGCGAGGAGATCCTCCCCCTCGGCGAAAGCCGGCCGGCGACCCGCGGTGAGGTGGAGAACTTTTTCGACCACCTCGAGCAAGCCCTCGACGCCAGCGGGTTCCTGCGGGTGCTCGAAAAACGGCCGGTGATGGTGCGCAATCTGCGCAATTTCTTCCTCCGCGCCCAGCCCACGGAGAAGGAGATTCGCTCGCTCCACGGTGTCGTCAAATACCTGTCCGGACACCGCTTCCGCACAAAAAAGGACCGGGAAGGCGCTGACATCTGA
- a CDS encoding Glu/Leu/Phe/Val dehydrogenase, with protein MTSGRAFLEQVNRVFDRAAALTDHPAGLLAQIKICNRTYSMEFPLKRDDGSIEVVRAWRAEHSHHKLPVKGGIRYAPNVDEEEVQALAALMTYKCAVVNVPFGGAKGGVRIERGRFSDEEIERVTRRYTFELYSKGFIGPGVDVPAPDYGTGGTEMSWILDTFSSLTTEPLDALACVTGKPVGQGGIRGRSEATGRGVFFGIREACENAPDMAALGLATGLEGKRVVVQGLGNVGSHAARFLQQGGARLVGLAEYEGAIHCEAGLDVDDVIEHRQATGSILGFPGARDLPQSLDALELDCDILVPAALEGQITRDNAPRVQARVIAEAANGPLTAAADDLLRERGVLVLPDVYLNAGGVTVSYFEWLRNLSHVRFGRLNRRFEQAANARILSAVEELTGKAFDQSIYAQVAHGASEADIVDSGLEETMIEAYGEIREVRERCGAKADLRTAAFVSAIDKVAVAYNAMGIFP; from the coding sequence ATGACGAGCGGTCGCGCCTTTCTCGAGCAGGTCAACCGGGTCTTCGATCGGGCTGCTGCCCTCACCGACCATCCGGCCGGTTTGTTGGCCCAGATCAAGATCTGTAATCGCACCTACAGCATGGAGTTCCCGCTCAAGCGGGACGACGGCTCGATCGAGGTGGTCCGAGCCTGGCGAGCCGAGCACAGCCACCACAAGCTGCCGGTCAAAGGCGGCATTCGCTATGCCCCCAACGTCGACGAGGAGGAGGTCCAGGCGCTGGCCGCTCTTATGACCTACAAGTGTGCCGTCGTCAACGTGCCCTTCGGGGGCGCCAAGGGTGGCGTCCGCATCGAGCGCGGGCGGTTCTCCGACGAGGAGATCGAGCGCGTCACCCGGCGCTACACCTTCGAGCTCTACAGCAAGGGGTTCATCGGGCCCGGCGTCGATGTGCCGGCGCCGGACTACGGTACCGGCGGCACCGAGATGTCCTGGATTCTCGACACCTTCAGCTCGCTGACCACGGAGCCCCTCGATGCTCTCGCCTGCGTCACCGGCAAGCCGGTGGGGCAGGGCGGCATCCGCGGCCGCTCGGAGGCCACCGGCCGAGGCGTCTTCTTCGGCATTCGGGAAGCCTGCGAGAACGCCCCCGATATGGCGGCCCTCGGGCTGGCGACGGGCCTCGAAGGCAAGCGGGTGGTGGTGCAAGGGCTCGGCAACGTCGGCTCCCATGCGGCGCGCTTTCTGCAGCAGGGCGGCGCTCGGTTGGTGGGTCTCGCCGAGTACGAGGGCGCCATCCACTGTGAGGCCGGTCTCGATGTCGACGACGTGATCGAGCATCGCCAGGCCACCGGCTCGATCCTCGGTTTTCCCGGGGCCCGCGACCTGCCGCAGTCCCTCGACGCCCTCGAGCTCGACTGCGACATCCTGGTGCCGGCGGCCCTCGAGGGACAGATCACCCGCGACAACGCGCCGCGGGTGCAGGCCCGGGTGATCGCCGAGGCCGCCAACGGACCACTGACCGCCGCCGCCGACGACCTGCTGCGGGAGCGCGGCGTGCTGGTGCTACCGGATGTCTACCTCAATGCCGGCGGCGTGACGGTGTCCTACTTCGAGTGGCTGCGCAATCTCTCGCACGTGCGCTTCGGGCGCCTCAACCGGCGCTTCGAGCAGGCCGCCAACGCCCGCATCCTGTCGGCCGTCGAAGAGCTCACCGGCAAGGCCTTCGACCAGTCGATCTATGCCCAGGTGGCCCATGGTGCCTCGGAAGCGGACATCGTCGATTCCGGTCTCGAGGAGACCATGATCGAAGCCTATGGTGAGATTCGCGAAGTGCGCGAGCGCTGCGGCGCCAAGGCCGACCTGCGGACGGCCGCTTTCGTCAGCGCCATCGACAAGGTGGCGGTGGCCTACAACGCGATGGGGATCTTTCCGTGA